TCTTTGGATAAAAAAACAGGAGGCGATGGGCTCGCCTCTGTTTTTATTTAGAAGGTAGGTAAAGGAGAGAATGGAGAACATGAAAACAATGTGGGTAGCTGGGATCGCCCTTATGATTGTATTAACAGGGTGCACCTCTGATGCAAGTCAAGAAGAGGATCCGAAAGAAGATCCTTCAACAAATGTTGAGGATACAGAAAAGAGTAAAGAAAGCGAAAATGTTGATACACAAGAAGAGAAAGACCAAGAGAAAGAATCGAATGACCAGAAAGAAGAATCAGAAGAACAAACTTCAGATAAGAAAGACGATTCTCAGAAAAGTGAATCAGATAACAATAAGGAACAATCTACAGAGAATACAAAACCGACCAAACAGATTCCTGCTGATTTAACAGAACAAGAAGCGAAAGCGGTCGTGGTGGAATATAAGAGAGCTTTCTTCGATGTGATTAACAACACAGATGATCAGTTAAAAATACAAGACTATACTTCTCTTCAAGCAATTGAAAGAGAATTCAGGACAGCTATGTCTGAGCCATTGGCAGACGAACTGATGTCTTATTACATACGCCAGGAAAATGGAACACTGTATGTCGTTCCGTCTAGTTCTCCGACTTTCCTAGAAGCGAGCCAGCCAGTTACAGTTGAGCGAATTGATGATAGGACCTACCATGTTGCACAAACCCGTTCAGATGATATGGCTGGAAGTACTAAGATCACGTATAAGCTGATTCATGATGGTACTCAGTGGGTGGTAGATGAGATTAAGAACAAGCAGCTAAATCAAGAAGCATCTTCCGCCAATCAAACTGGCGAACAACAAGCCGTGCTTGCTGTACGTGACTATCTAAATATCAGCTCAAGCGATTCAGTGAAAGTAGAAGTGGATCATGAAGAGAGTGGGAAGTATCTTGTTCACGTTTATGAACTAGTTGAGCAGGAGGGCAATTCTCATACAGCCACAAAAGGTTGGTACTATGTTGACCAGAAAACTGGAAAAGTGACGGATATGATGAATCCGTAAGTGCACTAAGAGAGAGGGAATACTACCTCTCTCTTTCTTTAGAATGGAAAGGGGAGATTGTGTATGGTAAAAGGTAGAGTAGCTGTTGTAACCGGAGCATCAGGTGGGTTTGGTTCTTTGACTACAATGAATTTGGCTAAACAGGGATATGTCGTCCTTGCTGCCATGAGAAATATGGAAAAAGTGTCTGTATTCGATTCTTATCAAAATGAGAAATGGTACAAACAAATAATCCCCGTTCCTTTAGATGTAGCGAAAGAAGAATCGATCCGTGACTTTAAGTATTATATAGAGAAGGTAGGACGATGTGATGTTCTGGTGAATAACGCTGGATATGCACTTGGGGGCTTTAGTGAGGAAATCAAAATCGAAGAATACAGAGATCAGTTCGAGACAAATGTATTTGGAGTCATGGGTATTACCCAAGCGGTCCTTCCAACTATGAGGCGACAAGGATTCGGAAAAATCATCAATGTTAGTAGCATCAGTGGCGTGTTTGGATTCCCAGGCCTATCACCTTATGTCTCCTCTAAATATGCACTAGAAGGCTATAGTGAAAGTTTGCGCCTTGAAGTAAAGCCATTTGGGATTGATGTTGCTTTAGTAGAGCCTGGATCTTATGAGACAAACATCTGGACCTCAGGACGTGTCGTAACTGAACGTTCCCTTCAAGAGGATTCTCCTTATTACTCCTACATGGAAAGCATTGAAAAAGAGTTAAAAAATGGAAAAGACTCCCTCGGTAATCCAAAGGAAGTAGCAGATCTTATCACCGCTCTCGCCAACAAAGGTTCTCTTAAAGCGTTACGTTACCCAGTAGGAAAAGGGGTAAAGGCTCTAGTGAAGGCAAAAGCACTGATGCCTTGGAGTACATTAGAAACGATCATTCTAAAAAAGTTAAAGCAACTTTAACAAGGTCAGCCCAGAAGGCTGACCTTTTTTGTTAAATCTTTGCGACAATCTTACCTGTTACATGACGTTCAGATAGGTCTACTAATGCTTGTGGAACCTCTTTAAGAGAAACCACTTTCTCAAGTAACGTTGAAATGGATCCTTCTTCAATCAGTTGGAACATTTCTTGCCCCATTAAAGCAAGATCTTGTTGTTCCTCCACATTATCTACCAGATGAGCACCACCTAAGGCAATTTGATGGAAGGAAAATGATTTTGTGAAATCTAATGCACTTGAGATATCAGGAGGACCTGCAATAAAGGCTATTTGTCCGTTAAATTGAATCGTATCAAGCGATTTTGTTGCGTTCTCTCGGCCAACGGTGTCGAGTACAGCGTGGACTCCCTTGCCATTTGTGATTTCTAACGTTTTTTCAACGAAATCGTCTTGTTTATAATCGATCGCATAATCTGCTCCAAGTGATTTTACAAGCGCATGGTTAGAAGCAGAAGCTGTAGTGATGACGGTGAGACCAGCTTGTTTCGCAAGTTGGATGGCAAATCCGCCTACACCACCTGCACCAGCATGGATTAAAATCGTCTGACCTGGTTGGATGTGCATTTTACGGAACAGGGCTTGATACGCTGTGTAACCTGCACATGGGACAGCTGCTCCGTTTTCAAACGAAATAGTTTCCGGAAGAATAGAAACCGTGTGTGCAGGTGTCACCGTATACTCCGCAAACGTACCTTTTTTCGACATGTTGCCGTGATAGACGACCCGATCTCCCTTTTGTACCGTTGTGACACCTTCACCGACTTCTTCTACAATCCCAGCTGCATCCACACCAAGAACATGAGGATACTCCCAAGCAGGAAGGCCATTTGTGGCCGTTTTATAATCAACTGGGTTTAGGCCAGCCGCTTTATTTCGAACAAGGATTTCCCCTTTTTGAGGAACAGGCGTATCGATCTCGCCTACTTTCATATCTTGCCATTGATTTTTACCTTCTAACAGCAATGCTTTCATAAGTAGGACCTCCTATAAAAATCGTAATCAGTTCTATTTTGTCATGAAAACGAAGGTTTTAACAGTACGCACTTTTTAGTGCCTAAGGTACTTTGAAGTAATAGTGTGGGCATCCTTATTGAGGATGTTCCCTAACCCTTAGAACACATAAGAAAAGAGCTAACCCTGGGGGATAGCTCTTTTAAATTAACACATAGAATCATTAGGATCAGGGTTCTTTAATCCGAACAGTGGACGGATAAAGAGAGCTAAGAATGTACCAGCAAGGGCCATAATCATCCAAACCCAGCCGTGCAGGCTCATTGAAGCAATGCCGCCAAAGTAAGCGCCGATATTACATCCAAATGCAAGGCGGGCACCGTACCCCATCATAATGCCACCAACGATGGAAGCGAAGAAAATGCCAGGTTTAAATCGCTGTGGTTTAAAGGAACCTTGAGCGGCAGCAGCGATAAAGGCACCTAGAATAATACCGAAGTTCATAACGCTAGTTGAATCAAGAAAGACACTGCTTGTTAATTGATCTGTACTCCCAGCCCAGTATCCCCAGCTGCTTACGTTGACACCGAGAGCCATAAGAACTTTAGAACCCCATAGGGCAAAGGCA
The nucleotide sequence above comes from Pontibacillus chungwhensis. Encoded proteins:
- a CDS encoding SDR family oxidoreductase, yielding MVKGRVAVVTGASGGFGSLTTMNLAKQGYVVLAAMRNMEKVSVFDSYQNEKWYKQIIPVPLDVAKEESIRDFKYYIEKVGRCDVLVNNAGYALGGFSEEIKIEEYRDQFETNVFGVMGITQAVLPTMRRQGFGKIINVSSISGVFGFPGLSPYVSSKYALEGYSESLRLEVKPFGIDVALVEPGSYETNIWTSGRVVTERSLQEDSPYYSYMESIEKELKNGKDSLGNPKEVADLITALANKGSLKALRYPVGKGVKALVKAKALMPWSTLETIILKKLKQL
- a CDS encoding zinc-binding dehydrogenase, whose amino-acid sequence is MKALLLEGKNQWQDMKVGEIDTPVPQKGEILVRNKAAGLNPVDYKTATNGLPAWEYPHVLGVDAAGIVEEVGEGVTTVQKGDRVVYHGNMSKKGTFAEYTVTPAHTVSILPETISFENGAAVPCAGYTAYQALFRKMHIQPGQTILIHAGAGGVGGFAIQLAKQAGLTVITTASASNHALVKSLGADYAIDYKQDDFVEKTLEITNGKGVHAVLDTVGRENATKSLDTIQFNGQIAFIAGPPDISSALDFTKSFSFHQIALGGAHLVDNVEEQQDLALMGQEMFQLIEEGSISTLLEKVVSLKEVPQALVDLSERHVTGKIVAKI